A window of Marispirochaeta aestuarii contains these coding sequences:
- a CDS encoding DUF1638 domain-containing protein, producing the protein MSIRILACGVFRTDLKKILGTNQSDIAISFLEGGLHSEPNKLREALQRAIDEEHAASRIILLYGLCGTGTSGLHARSIPLIIPRVHDCISLFLGSSAAYTRQFRHIPGTYYISAGWYEEQVQPRGSKPGGDDRDPSQEAIRLDISRDKPEDLVEKYGRENAEAILDVTHSWKKNYKRAVFIDTGSGDRDKYRKHVQTIGQKFNWKTETIAGSTRLMERALKAETGDDEILVVEPGELTYFDVAAGRLNAGKPEEAGLGYSPQRRSWTIPGSRGTSHRQRRIGLGIDAGGTYTDAVLFDLQTESVLAKTKALTTPWDYTEGIDKALEQLPAETLIRTEIVSVSTTLATNAIVENNRQAVGLLLMPLSDSVAEEIEHRPLQLIRGRVNISGEVQEEIDETEIRKTAREMVRNHGVRAFAVSGYGGTVNPVHEKTVAGILRDETGLMVCAGHELSGQLDFTVRAATAVLNAGIIPHLETFFHAVEDRLRFRHIDAPVLFVRGDGFLMNASYAMEHPIETALSGPAASIAGARYLTGCDEACIIDVGGTTSDIAYVENGSVETDPDGAMIGNHRTHVRAVDMVTLGIGGDSEVVFDRGDIRVGPRRVSPLCRLGREGEDLLKRLASRIDDFSASSSAALICRFTGKQPPFPLNRMEKEALDSLINGPLSVLELAEKILLGHWRFLKLDRLLSVRSIEILGLTPTDLLHVEERLVLGSKESARLGLKLHARLSGLPEAEYARLVWGQAERSISAGVMAKMLELSPGDPAVELLVSGGSRRVRLSAKPAAPLVGLGAAAPFLLGGIQRSLDQEALIPENADVANAIGAVTSSVQALARASIVPAAPEGYRLTGTDDTIYSELSQAESVLEARLLEQVRRRAFAAGTSETEVRLSVWDRVARSATGEPILLERCMEAEIRGLPDNF; encoded by the coding sequence ATGAGTATACGAATCCTCGCCTGCGGAGTCTTTCGTACAGACCTGAAAAAAATCCTGGGGACGAATCAATCCGATATTGCGATAAGCTTTCTCGAGGGGGGGCTTCACAGCGAACCGAACAAACTGAGGGAAGCCCTGCAGAGAGCCATCGATGAAGAGCATGCAGCCTCCAGGATAATCCTGCTCTACGGCCTCTGCGGTACCGGTACTTCCGGACTGCATGCCCGCAGTATCCCGCTGATCATTCCCCGGGTACACGACTGTATCAGCCTCTTCCTGGGTTCTTCCGCCGCATATACCAGGCAGTTCCGCCACATTCCGGGTACCTACTATATCTCCGCGGGATGGTATGAGGAACAGGTCCAGCCCAGGGGATCAAAACCCGGCGGGGACGACAGGGACCCTTCCCAGGAGGCCATCAGGCTCGATATTTCCCGGGATAAACCGGAAGACCTGGTGGAGAAATACGGTCGGGAAAATGCCGAAGCTATACTCGATGTAACTCACTCCTGGAAAAAAAACTACAAGCGGGCTGTTTTTATCGATACCGGAAGCGGAGACCGGGATAAATACCGCAAGCATGTCCAGACTATAGGTCAAAAGTTCAATTGGAAGACCGAAACCATCGCCGGTTCCACCAGGCTCATGGAAAGAGCCCTGAAGGCAGAGACAGGCGATGATGAGATCCTTGTCGTTGAACCCGGTGAGCTTACCTATTTCGATGTTGCCGCGGGCAGACTGAACGCCGGAAAACCTGAAGAGGCGGGCCTCGGTTACTCCCCGCAGCGTCGCAGCTGGACTATCCCGGGCAGCCGAGGAACAAGCCACCGGCAGCGACGAATCGGTCTCGGCATCGACGCCGGAGGAACGTACACAGACGCGGTACTCTTCGATCTGCAGACGGAATCGGTACTGGCAAAAACCAAGGCCCTTACGACACCCTGGGATTATACCGAGGGTATCGACAAGGCTCTGGAGCAGCTTCCTGCAGAGACCCTTATCCGAACGGAGATAGTCTCGGTATCCACGACCCTTGCCACAAACGCCATCGTGGAAAACAACCGGCAGGCTGTAGGACTGCTGTTAATGCCCCTGTCCGATTCCGTGGCCGAAGAGATAGAACACCGCCCCCTGCAGCTGATACGCGGGAGGGTTAACATCTCCGGAGAGGTACAGGAAGAGATCGACGAGACGGAGATACGAAAAACAGCCCGGGAGATGGTGCGGAACCACGGGGTACGGGCCTTCGCGGTCTCAGGGTACGGCGGAACCGTCAACCCGGTGCATGAAAAGACTGTCGCCGGAATTCTGAGGGATGAGACAGGACTCATGGTCTGTGCGGGACATGAATTATCGGGTCAGCTGGATTTTACCGTCCGGGCTGCGACCGCAGTGCTGAATGCCGGCATCATTCCCCACCTGGAGACCTTCTTTCATGCCGTTGAAGACCGGCTCAGGTTCCGCCATATCGACGCACCGGTCCTCTTCGTACGGGGCGATGGTTTCCTCATGAATGCCTCCTATGCCATGGAACACCCTATAGAAACGGCACTCTCCGGACCCGCCGCGAGCATAGCAGGTGCGCGATACCTTACCGGCTGCGACGAAGCCTGTATTATCGATGTGGGGGGAACAACTTCTGACATCGCCTATGTGGAAAACGGCTCCGTGGAGACAGATCCCGACGGTGCCATGATCGGAAATCACCGCACCCATGTGCGGGCCGTCGACATGGTTACCCTGGGTATCGGAGGAGACAGCGAGGTAGTATTCGACAGAGGTGATATCCGGGTCGGTCCCAGGCGGGTAAGCCCCCTCTGCAGGCTCGGCAGGGAGGGTGAGGATCTCCTTAAGAGACTTGCATCCAGGATCGATGATTTCAGCGCCTCCAGCAGCGCTGCCCTGATATGCCGCTTCACGGGAAAACAGCCCCCCTTCCCGCTCAACCGGATGGAGAAGGAGGCCCTGGATTCCCTGATAAACGGTCCTCTGTCCGTGCTGGAACTGGCCGAGAAAATCCTCCTTGGGCACTGGCGCTTTCTCAAACTGGACCGCCTTCTTTCGGTACGCTCCATAGAAATCCTGGGACTCACACCTACAGACCTTCTGCATGTGGAGGAACGGCTTGTCCTGGGTTCAAAGGAATCCGCCCGTCTGGGACTGAAACTCCACGCCCGTCTCTCAGGTCTCCCGGAAGCTGAGTATGCCCGCCTGGTCTGGGGGCAGGCTGAAAGAAGCATCAGTGCCGGAGTCATGGCAAAAATGCTCGAGCTCAGCCCGGGGGATCCCGCCGTAGAGCTTCTTGTAAGCGGTGGTTCCAGGCGGGTCAGGCTTTCAGCGAAGCCGGCGGCACCGCTTGTCGGACTGGGTGCGGCGGCCCCCTTTCTGCTGGGAGGAATCCAGCGCAGCCTTGATCAGGAAGCTCTGATTCCGGAGAATGCCGATGTGGCCAACGCGATCGGGGCGGTGACTTCATCGGTGCAGGCTCTGGCAAGGGCTTCAATAGTCCCCGCCGCGCCTGAAGGCTATCGTCTTACCGGTACCGATGATACGATCTATTCGGAATTAAGCCAGGCGGAAAGCGTTCTGGAAGCACGGCTTCTGGAGCAGGTCCGCCGGAGGGCATTCGCGGCAGGGACCAGCGAAACAGAGGTCAGACTTTCGGTATGGGACAGGGTAGCCCGCAGTGCGACGGGTGAACCTAT
- a CDS encoding DnaJ domain-containing protein produces MIPEIPAHYLRILGLPDNPDSADIKRAYHQAARSNHPDLFPDSEHQKQELAMMRINEAYMALTALFYIRGQAESKPSSNSPPAAAPPSPEEKLPGPLKNPDYVYYKRGIENYRAGQRRFFDRKNAAGRPQHFVPDSQLLNLAISALRHFQKSYACFYQVVSEYPDSIWVRDSKFHLWRLEQYNRVYTRICRQLASRVAAKQEQQGDPGLAEPFTEG; encoded by the coding sequence ATGATTCCGGAGATACCCGCCCATTATCTCAGGATTCTCGGACTTCCGGATAATCCCGACAGTGCCGACATTAAGCGGGCTTATCATCAGGCGGCCAGATCCAACCACCCTGACCTGTTTCCGGACAGTGAGCATCAAAAACAGGAACTCGCCATGATGCGTATCAACGAAGCATACATGGCGCTTACAGCCCTGTTTTACATCAGGGGGCAGGCTGAAAGCAAACCGTCCTCCAATTCCCCTCCGGCGGCAGCCCCTCCTTCACCGGAAGAAAAACTCCCCGGCCCCTTGAAGAATCCCGATTACGTATACTACAAACGGGGCATTGAAAACTACAGAGCCGGACAGCGCAGATTTTTCGACCGGAAAAATGCCGCCGGAAGACCGCAGCACTTCGTCCCTGACAGTCAGCTCCTCAATCTCGCCATATCTGCACTGCGTCATTTTCAAAAATCTTATGCCTGTTTTTACCAGGTTGTTTCAGAATATCCCGACAGCATCTGGGTACGGGACAGCAAATTCCACCTTTGGCGCCTCGAACAGTACAACCGTGTTTACACCCGGATCTGCAGACAGCTTGCTTCACGAGTTGCGGCGAAGCAGGAACAGCAGGGAGATCCGGGACTTGCAGAACCCTTCACGGAGGGATAA
- the speB gene encoding agmatinase: MNRQYPQFMYLSSEFRDPETARYHILPVPFDATSTFRKGADLGPSTLLEVSNQLEEYDIETGSIPCRAGIYVEEPVSAQEPEELPDRVQQRTRRILEAGKIPIILGGEHSVSVGSAWAAAEYFDDLTVVQLDAHSDLRQSYHGSPFNHACVMARIREKSPILQAGIRSMDISELEFVDPDRIFYAHQIHEDPEWISRLCSRLSARTYLTIDLDAFDPSILPSTGTPQPGGLDWYTVLRLIRCIAEKSRLVGFDIVELCPDGSHASPMLAATLLYKTIAYIETAAEK, encoded by the coding sequence ATGAACAGACAGTACCCCCAATTCATGTATCTCTCTTCGGAATTCCGGGACCCCGAAACAGCCAGATACCATATTCTTCCGGTCCCCTTCGATGCAACCAGTACCTTCCGCAAGGGGGCGGATCTTGGTCCTTCCACCCTGCTGGAAGTCTCCAATCAACTGGAAGAATACGACATTGAAACCGGCAGCATCCCCTGCAGAGCGGGCATTTATGTAGAAGAACCTGTCTCCGCCCAGGAGCCGGAGGAGCTCCCGGACAGGGTACAGCAACGTACCCGCAGAATCCTGGAGGCCGGAAAAATCCCCATTATCCTTGGAGGAGAGCACAGCGTCAGTGTCGGATCGGCCTGGGCTGCGGCAGAATACTTCGACGATCTGACGGTTGTGCAGCTTGATGCCCACAGTGATCTGCGGCAGAGCTATCACGGCTCGCCTTTCAACCACGCCTGCGTCATGGCCCGAATCCGTGAGAAGAGTCCGATTCTTCAGGCCGGAATCCGCAGCATGGACATCTCTGAGCTTGAGTTTGTCGACCCGGACCGCATATTCTACGCCCATCAGATACATGAAGATCCGGAATGGATTTCGAGGCTCTGTTCCAGACTCAGTGCCCGTACATATCTGACCATCGACCTGGACGCCTTTGACCCGTCGATTCTTCCTTCCACCGGCACACCTCAGCCCGGAGGTCTGGACTGGTATACCGTACTCAGGCTGATACGATGCATTGCAGAAAAAAGCCGGCTGGTCGGGTTCGATATCGTCGAACTCTGCCCCGACGGAAGCCACGCATCTCCCATGCTGGCGGCAACGCTTCTATATAAAACAATCGCCTACATCGAGACTGCAGCAGAGAAATGA